From one Simplicispira suum genomic stretch:
- the creD gene encoding cell envelope integrity protein CreD, which yields MKHPWFTKLAALAAVVLLLLFGLGQIEDVVQDRQHYRSMTAQSVANSLAGPQTLIGPLIHSACVESWDVETGKGEERRMEERRREFRLTTMPEQLQLTSGAAMEERARGLHKVNTYKLKAHLAAQWAPLTGLQPQTTVKGSRMQCGAPILMLGVGDARGIRTAQLTLGGQTLALKPGTFHPIYSRGLHAMLPESVLGGLDGLAVTLDLELVGTERLSIVPLGSNTEVQLESGWPHPSFTGRFLPSEREVRDDGFRAQWRLSSLATTAQQDIAQGKPVCQASSSDGDEQATATPSGACADSFSVAFIDPVNPYSLAQRATKYGVLFIALTFVGVGLFELMKRLRVHPVQYLLVGSALCSFFLLLLSLSEHLPFGASYALAASACVLLLGYYASHMLGSVRRGLPFGAGMALLYGLLYLLLQLEQTALVVGALALFAVLALVMVLTRHVNWYALTSARALAPAQALS from the coding sequence TTGAAACACCCCTGGTTCACCAAACTGGCCGCATTGGCCGCCGTGGTTTTGTTGCTGCTTTTCGGCCTGGGCCAGATCGAAGACGTGGTGCAGGACCGCCAGCACTACCGCAGCATGACGGCCCAAAGCGTGGCCAACAGCCTGGCCGGGCCGCAAACGCTGATCGGCCCACTGATCCACAGCGCCTGCGTGGAGAGCTGGGACGTGGAAACCGGCAAGGGCGAGGAGCGCCGCATGGAGGAGCGCCGCCGCGAGTTCCGGCTGACCACCATGCCCGAGCAGCTTCAGCTGACATCGGGCGCCGCCATGGAAGAACGTGCCAGGGGCCTGCACAAAGTGAACACCTACAAGCTCAAGGCCCACCTCGCAGCGCAGTGGGCGCCGCTGACCGGCCTGCAGCCGCAAACCACCGTCAAAGGGTCGCGCATGCAGTGTGGCGCGCCCATCCTGATGCTGGGCGTGGGCGACGCGCGCGGCATCCGCACGGCGCAGCTCACCCTGGGCGGGCAGACGCTGGCGCTCAAACCCGGCACCTTTCACCCCATCTACAGCCGGGGCCTGCACGCCATGCTGCCCGAATCCGTGCTGGGCGGCCTTGACGGCCTCGCCGTAACACTGGACCTGGAGCTGGTGGGCACCGAACGCCTGTCCATCGTGCCCCTGGGCAGCAACACCGAGGTGCAGCTGGAAAGCGGCTGGCCGCACCCTTCGTTTACCGGCCGCTTTCTGCCCTCCGAACGGGAGGTGCGGGACGACGGCTTCAGGGCGCAATGGCGCCTGTCGTCCCTGGCCACCACGGCGCAGCAAGACATCGCCCAGGGCAAACCGGTGTGCCAGGCCAGCAGTAGCGACGGCGACGAGCAAGCCACCGCCACGCCCAGCGGCGCTTGTGCCGACAGCTTCAGCGTGGCCTTCATCGACCCGGTCAACCCGTATTCACTGGCCCAACGCGCCACCAAGTACGGCGTGCTGTTCATCGCCCTTACCTTTGTGGGAGTGGGCTTGTTCGAGTTAATGAAGCGCCTGCGCGTACACCCGGTGCAGTACCTCCTGGTGGGCAGTGCGCTGTGCAGCTTCTTCTTGCTGCTGCTGAGCTTGTCGGAACACCTGCCCTTTGGCGCCTCTTACGCACTGGCGGCCAGCGCCTGCGTGCTGCTGCTGGGCTACTACGCCAGCCACATGCTCGGCAGCGTGCGCCGGGGCCTGCCGTTTGGCGCGGGCATGGCGCTGCTCTACGGCCTGCTGTACCTGCTGCTGCAGCTGGAGCAGACCGCGCTGGTGGTGGGCGCGCTGGCGCTGTTTGCCGTGCTGGCCCTGGTCATGGTGCTGACACGCCATGTGAACTGGTACGCCCTGACCTCGGCGCGCGCCTTGGCCCCCGCGCAAGCCCTGTCATGA